From bacterium, the proteins below share one genomic window:
- a CDS encoding metallophosphoesterase family protein has protein sequence MRIAVLSDIHGNLEALEAVLADVERAGADALFSLGDIVGYGPNPGACVELVQARAAVSLFGNHDAAVTGLAALDEFNEFARWAVEWTAARLPAWQIEYLAALPYVHRAPGQIFVHASPVEPQRWHYIHGAADLGESFAAFEEHVCFVGHSHRPGVYAVGEAAPSVRKAGSWTLRAGRRYLVNVGSVGQPRDRDPRSSYALFDDVGDGSVEIRRVGYPVERTQAQMRAAGIPAFLVDRLTSGV, from the coding sequence GTGCGCATCGCGGTCCTGTCCGACATCCACGGCAACCTCGAGGCCCTGGAGGCGGTGCTGGCGGATGTCGAGCGCGCCGGCGCCGACGCGCTCTTCTCGCTCGGCGACATCGTCGGCTACGGGCCCAACCCCGGGGCGTGCGTCGAGCTGGTGCAGGCGCGCGCCGCGGTCTCGCTGTTCGGCAACCACGACGCCGCGGTCACGGGGCTCGCCGCGCTCGACGAGTTCAACGAGTTCGCCCGCTGGGCCGTGGAGTGGACGGCCGCGCGGCTGCCGGCGTGGCAGATCGAGTACCTCGCGGCGCTGCCGTACGTGCACCGCGCGCCCGGCCAGATCTTCGTGCACGCCTCCCCGGTCGAGCCCCAACGCTGGCACTACATCCACGGCGCGGCCGACCTCGGCGAGAGCTTCGCGGCGTTCGAAGAGCACGTCTGCTTCGTCGGCCACTCCCACCGGCCCGGCGTGTACGCGGTGGGCGAGGCGGCGCCGAGCGTGCGGAAGGCGGGCAGCTGGACGCTCCGCGCAGGGCGGCGCTACCTGGTCAACGTGGGGAGCGTCGGCCAGCCGCGCGACCGCGACCCGCGTTCCTCGTACGCGCTGTTCGACGATGTTGGCGACGGCAGCGTGGAGATTCGCCGCGTCGGCTACCCCGTGGAGCGGACGCAGGCACAGATGCGCGCCGCGGGCATCCCCGCCTTCCTCGTCGACCGCCTGACCTCGGGGGTGTAG